From the Pseudomonas sp. SORT22 genome, one window contains:
- a CDS encoding alpha/beta hydrolase-fold protein, whose translation MQIFNQWRCALALALCMSGSAMASSGNLLQPGQTVSASFAQGQQSVWTLQLKAGDLVQGRLQGDASLRLLDAQGQPVRLLIDGQDQPREFIFIAERDGAYGLRAEALASRAQATYALTLKQVIAASEQKRTAAPLPSPTLRELQQQLAQGASTEAFWQARQQQGTPMVESVADQPGMALVTFLWRGARDNVRVFGAPSGNHDELQRLGDSDVWFRSYLLPASARLSYQMAPDVPASDDRRMILASTRRDPLNPNGFADGSGDPFLSRSRLELAAAPAQPWVAERPGIARGSLERKVLSSKLLGNERDVYLYRPAQWQPGAKGQGLLVLFDAHAYTRQVPTPTILDNLIADGLIAPTAALIIANPSDLSRQQELPPNPQFARFMAEELMPWARRQGLAAASERTVVAGSSYGGLASAYLGLKHPQLFGNVLSMSGSYWWGREGEEPGWLTREYVKAPRQALRFYLQSGLFEGPKILDTNRHLRDVLLAKGYAVEQVEYPAGHDYLQWRGSLPCGLISLIGNVAQVPEACQLR comes from the coding sequence ATGCAAATATTCAATCAATGGCGCTGCGCCCTGGCGCTGGCCCTGTGCATGAGTGGCAGCGCGATGGCCAGTAGCGGCAACCTCCTGCAACCTGGGCAAACCGTCAGCGCCAGCTTTGCCCAGGGCCAGCAATCGGTCTGGACCTTGCAGCTCAAAGCCGGCGACCTGGTTCAGGGGCGGCTGCAGGGCGATGCCAGCCTGCGCCTGCTCGATGCCCAGGGCCAACCTGTACGGCTGCTCATCGATGGCCAGGACCAGCCGCGCGAGTTCATTTTCATCGCCGAGCGCGATGGCGCCTATGGCCTGCGCGCCGAGGCGCTGGCCAGCCGCGCGCAAGCCACTTATGCACTGACCCTGAAGCAAGTAATCGCGGCCAGCGAGCAGAAGCGCACGGCCGCCCCGTTGCCAAGCCCGACCCTGCGCGAGTTGCAGCAACAGCTGGCTCAGGGCGCGAGTACCGAAGCCTTCTGGCAGGCCCGTCAGCAGCAGGGCACGCCGATGGTCGAAAGCGTGGCAGACCAGCCCGGCATGGCCCTGGTGACCTTCCTCTGGCGCGGAGCGCGGGACAACGTGCGGGTGTTCGGCGCGCCCTCGGGCAATCATGATGAACTGCAACGCCTGGGCGACAGCGACGTGTGGTTTCGCAGCTATCTGCTGCCGGCGTCTGCGCGCTTGAGCTACCAGATGGCCCCGGACGTGCCGGCCTCGGATGATCGGCGGATGATCCTCGCCAGCACCCGCCGCGATCCACTCAACCCCAACGGCTTTGCCGATGGCAGCGGCGACCCGTTCCTCTCGCGCTCACGCCTGGAATTGGCGGCAGCGCCTGCGCAACCCTGGGTTGCCGAGCGTCCCGGCATTGCTCGGGGCAGCCTGGAACGCAAGGTGTTGAGCAGTAAATTGCTCGGCAACGAGCGTGACGTTTACCTGTACCGCCCGGCGCAGTGGCAGCCGGGCGCCAAGGGCCAGGGTTTGCTGGTGCTGTTCGATGCCCACGCCTATACCCGCCAGGTGCCGACCCCGACGATTCTCGACAACCTGATCGCCGATGGCCTGATCGCGCCGACCGCGGCGTTGATCATCGCCAACCCCAGTGACCTCAGCCGCCAGCAGGAACTGCCGCCCAACCCGCAGTTCGCCCGCTTCATGGCTGAAGAACTGATGCCCTGGGCGCGCCGGCAAGGTCTTGCGGCAGCGTCAGAACGCACGGTGGTGGCCGGTTCCAGCTACGGCGGCCTGGCGTCGGCCTACCTGGGTCTCAAGCACCCGCAGCTGTTCGGCAATGTCTTGAGCATGTCCGGTTCCTACTGGTGGGGACGTGAGGGCGAAGAGCCGGGCTGGCTCACCCGCGAATACGTCAAGGCGCCCAGGCAAGCGCTGCGCTTTTACCTGCAGTCGGGCCTGTTCGAAGGGCCGAAAATCCTCGACACCAACCGCCATCTGCGTGACGTGCTGCTGGCCAAGGGGTATGCGGTGGAGCAGGTCGAGTACCCGGCCGGGCATGATTACCTGCAGTGGCGGGGCAGCTTGCCGTGTGGCTTGATCAGTTTGATCGGCAACGTTGCGCAAGTGCCCGAGGCCTGTCAGCTCCGGTAA
- a CDS encoding SulP family inorganic anion transporter, whose amino-acid sequence MFLSRWLPGLANLLQYRREWFRHDLQAGLSVAAIQIPIAIAYAQIVGLPPQYGLYACILPMMVYALIGSSRQLMVGPDAATCAMVAGAIAPLAMGDPARLAQLSVIVTILVGLMLIGAGLARAGFIASFFSRPILIGYLNGIGLSLLAGQLGKVLGFQIEGNGFVLSLINLLQRLGEIHWLTLVIGVAGLGLLIWLPRRYPRLPAALVTVAVATLVVGLFGLDRFGVAILGPVPAGMPELAWPQTNLEEMKSLLRDALGIATVSFCSAMLTARSFAARHGYAINANHEFLALGVTNIAAGVSQGFAISGADSRTAVNDMVGGKSQLVGIIAALVIALILLAFTTPMAWIPQAALGAVLLMAGWGLIDVQSLKKIYRLSRFEFWLCVLTTVGVLGVGVLPGIIIAVTLAILRLLYSIYQPTDAVLGWVPGIEGQVDIRRHQDARTVQGLVVYRFDDAILFFNADYFKMRLLEAVQREEQPRAVLFDAEAVSSIDVSGIAALREVRDTLTARGIYFGIARARGRFLRMLVRSGIAREMENGLLFGSVRSGIRAYRLWRNRSRRATVPGMETASRGKPAPTDG is encoded by the coding sequence ATGTTTCTCTCCCGCTGGCTGCCTGGCCTGGCCAATCTGTTGCAGTACCGCCGCGAATGGTTTCGTCATGACCTGCAGGCCGGCCTGTCGGTGGCGGCGATCCAGATTCCCATCGCCATCGCCTATGCGCAGATCGTCGGCCTGCCACCGCAGTACGGGCTGTACGCGTGCATCCTGCCGATGATGGTCTATGCGCTGATCGGCAGTTCGCGGCAGTTGATGGTCGGCCCGGATGCCGCCACCTGCGCCATGGTCGCCGGGGCCATTGCGCCACTGGCCATGGGCGACCCGGCGCGGCTGGCGCAGTTGTCGGTGATTGTCACCATCCTCGTTGGCCTGATGCTGATCGGTGCCGGGCTGGCGCGAGCCGGGTTCATTGCCAGTTTCTTCTCGCGACCGATCCTTATCGGTTACCTCAACGGTATCGGCCTGAGCCTGCTGGCCGGGCAACTGGGCAAGGTGCTGGGCTTTCAGATCGAGGGCAACGGCTTTGTCCTCAGCCTGATCAACCTGCTGCAGCGCCTGGGCGAAATCCACTGGCTGACCCTGGTGATCGGCGTTGCCGGGCTGGGTTTGCTGATCTGGTTGCCGCGCCGCTACCCGCGCCTGCCGGCGGCGTTGGTCACCGTGGCAGTGGCCACCCTGGTAGTCGGGCTGTTTGGCCTCGACCGCTTTGGCGTGGCGATCCTCGGCCCGGTGCCGGCCGGCATGCCGGAACTGGCCTGGCCGCAAACCAATCTGGAAGAAATGAAAAGCCTGTTGCGCGACGCCCTGGGTATCGCCACCGTGAGCTTTTGCAGCGCCATGCTGACTGCCCGCAGCTTTGCTGCCCGCCATGGCTATGCGATCAACGCCAACCATGAGTTCCTTGCTCTCGGGGTCACCAATATCGCCGCTGGGGTTTCCCAGGGCTTTGCCATCAGCGGCGCCGACTCGCGCACCGCGGTCAACGACATGGTCGGCGGCAAAAGCCAGTTGGTGGGGATTATCGCCGCCCTGGTCATCGCCCTGATCCTGCTGGCCTTCACCACGCCCATGGCCTGGATTCCCCAGGCTGCCCTCGGTGCGGTTTTGCTGATGGCCGGCTGGGGGCTGATCGATGTGCAGTCGCTGAAAAAAATCTACCGCCTCAGCCGCTTCGAGTTCTGGCTGTGCGTGCTGACTACCGTCGGCGTGCTCGGCGTCGGTGTGCTGCCAGGCATCATCATCGCTGTGACCCTGGCGATCCTGCGTTTGCTCTACAGCATCTACCAGCCTACCGATGCGGTGCTCGGCTGGGTGCCGGGCATCGAAGGCCAGGTCGACATCCGCCGCCACCAGGATGCGCGCACGGTGCAGGGGCTGGTGGTGTATCGCTTTGACGATGCGATCCTGTTCTTCAATGCCGACTACTTCAAGATGCGTTTGCTCGAGGCGGTGCAGCGCGAGGAGCAGCCGCGCGCGGTGCTGTTCGATGCCGAAGCGGTCAGTTCCATCGATGTCAGCGGTATTGCGGCCCTGCGCGAGGTGCGCGATACCCTGACAGCCCGCGGCATCTACTTCGGTATCGCCCGGGCACGCGGGCGCTTCTTGCGCATGCTGGTGCGCTCGGGGATCGCCCGGGAGATGGAGAACGGCTTGTTGTTTGGCTCGGTACGCTCGGGGATCCGGGCGTATCGGTTGTGGCGCAATCGCAGTCGCAGGGCAACGGTGCCGGGGATGGAAACGGCATCGCGGGGCAAGCCCGCTCCTACAGATGGGTAG
- a CDS encoding DUF2388 domain-containing protein, with product MERRINRWKKRAMLLSLAWCCSAQGQGDIFGSGGDVDGMLTLGATFYLPFMLTGATTYGPTMASEASSGKDGKRVMAQARDDAAAFIASDGAYRGVYLESALNWLRSEGRAPGATDRELAQGILVLAAVEAKGI from the coding sequence ATGGAACGCAGGATCAATCGCTGGAAAAAGCGCGCAATGTTGCTGAGCCTGGCCTGGTGCTGTAGCGCCCAGGGCCAGGGCGACATCTTTGGTAGCGGCGGCGACGTCGATGGCATGTTGACCCTTGGAGCCACGTTTTATCTGCCCTTCATGCTCACTGGCGCAACCACTTATGGACCCACCATGGCCTCTGAGGCCAGTTCCGGCAAAGATGGCAAACGCGTGATGGCGCAGGCTCGCGACGATGCTGCGGCGTTCATTGCCAGCGACGGGGCTTACCGGGGTGTCTATCTGGAATCGGCGTTGAACTGGTTGCGTAGCGAAGGGCGTGCGCCAGGCGCAACGGATCGCGAGCTGGCCCAGGGAATACTGGTGCTGGCAGCAGTTGAAGCGAAGGGGATCTAG
- a CDS encoding alpha/beta hydrolase, with protein sequence MRPEIAVLDIQGQYRVYTEFYRADAAEKTIILINGSLATTASFAQTVRNLHPQFNVVLYDQPYAGKSKAHNRNEHLLTKETEGQILLELIDHFGADHVMSFSWGGACTLLALAHKPRRIEKAVVSSFSPVINEPMRDYLERGCQYLSACDRYRVGNLVNDTIGKHLPSLFKRFNYRHVSSLDNHEYAQMHFHINQVLDHDLGNALRAARVIDIPVLFINGEWDEYTTTEDARQFGQHVRNSHFREIRATGHFLDMEHKAACRDTREALLGFLKPALKESRPRYSYTQEHHALAI encoded by the coding sequence ATGAGGCCAGAAATCGCTGTGCTTGATATACAAGGTCAGTATCGGGTTTACACGGAGTTCTATCGCGCAGATGCCGCTGAGAAGACGATCATCCTGATCAATGGCTCGCTGGCCACGACGGCCTCGTTTGCCCAGACGGTGCGCAACCTGCACCCGCAATTCAACGTGGTGCTTTATGACCAGCCCTACGCCGGCAAGTCCAAGGCGCACAACCGCAACGAACACTTGCTGACCAAGGAAACCGAAGGGCAGATCCTCCTGGAGCTGATCGACCACTTTGGCGCCGATCATGTCATGTCCTTCTCCTGGGGCGGCGCCTGCACCCTGCTGGCCCTGGCGCACAAGCCGCGGCGCATCGAAAAGGCGGTGGTCAGCTCGTTCTCGCCGGTAATCAACGAACCGATGCGCGACTACCTCGAACGCGGCTGCCAGTACCTGAGCGCTTGCGATCGTTACCGGGTCGGCAACCTGGTCAACGACACCATCGGCAAGCACCTGCCGTCGCTGTTCAAGCGCTTCAACTACCGCCACGTCAGCAGCCTGGACAACCACGAATACGCGCAGATGCACTTTCACATCAACCAGGTGCTCGACCACGACCTGGGCAATGCCCTGCGGGCGGCGCGGGTGATCGACATTCCGGTGCTGTTCATAAATGGCGAGTGGGACGAATACACCACCACCGAAGATGCCCGCCAGTTCGGCCAACACGTGCGCAACAGCCACTTTCGCGAGATCCGCGCCACCGGCCACTTCCTCGACATGGAACACAAGGCCGCCTGCCGCGATACCCGCGAAGCCCTGCTGGGTTTTCTCAAACCTGCCCTGAAGGAATCGCGCCCGCGTTACAGCTACACCCAGGAGCATCATGCACTGGCTATCTGA
- a CDS encoding 16S rRNA pseudouridine(516) synthase has translation MRLDRFLSNLPCFSRQHVRLLLVERRVRVDGQQVSDPRFQVREFSRIEVDEQLLQAGRPLRYLMLHKPQGCVSATQDPQHPTVIELIDQADTEDLHIAGRLDFNTTGLMLLTNDGLWSRRLTQPQTKLPKVYYVETEQEIGEHYIEKFRQGFYFAFEDLTTLPAELTLLGPRSARLSIVEGRYHQVKRMFGHFDNKVVRLHRERMGPLQLDPDLQPGQYRALYPEEIRAI, from the coding sequence ATGCGTCTCGATCGCTTCCTCAGCAACCTGCCCTGCTTCAGCCGTCAGCACGTGCGTTTGCTGCTGGTCGAACGGCGCGTGCGCGTGGATGGCCAGCAGGTCAGCGATCCACGCTTCCAGGTGCGCGAATTCAGCCGCATCGAGGTCGACGAGCAACTGCTGCAGGCCGGGCGCCCATTGCGCTACCTGATGCTGCACAAGCCCCAGGGCTGCGTCAGCGCCACCCAGGACCCGCAGCACCCCACGGTGATCGAGTTGATCGACCAAGCCGACACCGAAGATTTGCACATCGCCGGGCGCCTGGACTTCAACACCACCGGGCTGATGCTGCTGACCAACGATGGCCTGTGGTCGCGGCGCCTGACCCAGCCGCAGACCAAGCTGCCCAAGGTTTACTACGTCGAGACCGAGCAGGAGATCGGCGAGCACTACATCGAGAAATTCCGCCAGGGTTTCTACTTCGCCTTTGAAGACCTCACCACCCTGCCCGCCGAATTGACCTTGCTCGGCCCACGCAGCGCGCGCCTGAGCATCGTCGAAGGCCGCTACCACCAGGTCAAGCGCATGTTCGGCCACTTCGACAACAAGGTCGTGCGCCTGCACCGCGAACGCATGGGCCCGTTGCAGCTGGACCCCGACCTGCAGCCCGGTCAGTACCGCGCGCTCTACCCTGAAGAAATCCGGGCAATCTGA
- a CDS encoding cysteine-rich CWC family protein, which translates to MNDSRRCPACGASNDCSLADPRTAAQACWCYGVSIDPKVLEALPAELRNQACLCPRCAEVEAQLQAAKATPAG; encoded by the coding sequence ATGAATGACAGCCGCCGCTGCCCCGCCTGCGGCGCCAGCAACGATTGCAGCCTGGCCGACCCGCGCACGGCCGCCCAGGCCTGCTGGTGCTACGGCGTGAGCATCGACCCTAAGGTACTCGAAGCCCTGCCCGCCGAACTGCGCAACCAGGCCTGCCTGTGCCCGCGCTGCGCCGAGGTCGAGGCGCAATTGCAGGCAGCCAAGGCCACGCCAGCCGGTTAA
- a CDS encoding sensor domain-containing diguanylate cyclase, whose amino-acid sequence MPPRSALFSQRSLILTLLLLLACGFLATSLLSYFASRSSIRDNIVNTELPLTSDTVYSEIQKDLVRPILISSMMAHDTFLRDWALGGERDTAQVTRYLDEIMRQHHAYTAFFVSSNSGIYYQTKGVLKKIDPQEPRDAWYQRVLKMNTPYEINVDLDMANQDRLTVFINYRVFDYDGKFIGVAGIGLTVEAVIRLIDDYQQRYQRQVFFVDPQGRIVLTGSNGGPHGARTGQPLVELDGLGQMPQPVSGSHEYNSSDGHSHFLNVRLVPELNWYLFVDKREDGAMDAIRQSLYLNLAICAMITLVVLSLLNAMVKRHQDNIEALATLDSLTGLPNRRGFDLLAAQALQEAQREPKPLIALLIDLDHFKALNDTHGHLAGDEVLRQFAQVLEECLRHADIICRWGGEEFIVLLKDTDSQNAAAVAEKIRSKTEALAFTYAEQPIHLTASIGLSNLQADDTLHSLIARADRALYRAKQSGRNRVCSEIPRTDHEQPRS is encoded by the coding sequence ATGCCGCCTCGTTCCGCCCTGTTTTCGCAGCGCTCGCTGATCCTGACATTACTGCTGTTGCTCGCCTGCGGCTTCTTGGCGACCTCCCTGCTCAGCTACTTCGCCTCACGCAGCTCGATTCGCGACAACATCGTCAACACCGAGCTGCCGCTGACCTCCGATACGGTCTATTCGGAAATCCAGAAAGACCTGGTACGCCCGATCCTGATCTCGTCGATGATGGCTCACGACACCTTCTTGCGCGACTGGGCCCTGGGCGGCGAGCGCGACACCGCCCAGGTCACCCGTTACCTGGACGAAATCATGCGCCAGCACCACGCCTATACGGCGTTCTTCGTCTCCAGCAACAGCGGTATCTATTACCAGACCAAAGGCGTTCTGAAGAAAATCGACCCGCAAGAACCCCGTGATGCCTGGTACCAGCGGGTACTGAAAATGAACACGCCCTACGAGATCAACGTCGACCTCGACATGGCCAACCAGGACCGCCTCACGGTGTTCATCAACTACCGGGTGTTCGATTACGACGGCAAGTTCATCGGCGTTGCCGGCATCGGCCTGACGGTCGAGGCGGTGATCCGCCTGATCGACGATTACCAGCAGCGCTACCAGCGCCAGGTGTTCTTCGTCGATCCGCAGGGGCGTATCGTACTTACCGGCTCCAATGGCGGTCCCCATGGCGCCAGGACCGGGCAGCCGCTGGTCGAACTGGACGGGCTCGGGCAAATGCCACAACCGGTCAGCGGCAGCCATGAATACAACAGCAGCGATGGCCATAGTCATTTCCTCAACGTGCGCCTGGTGCCGGAGCTGAACTGGTACCTGTTCGTCGACAAGCGCGAAGACGGCGCCATGGATGCCATTCGCCAGTCGCTGTACCTGAACCTGGCGATCTGCGCGATGATCACCCTGGTGGTGTTGTCGCTGCTCAATGCCATGGTCAAGCGCCATCAGGACAACATCGAAGCCCTGGCCACCCTCGACAGCCTCACCGGCCTGCCCAACCGCCGTGGCTTCGACCTGCTGGCCGCGCAAGCGCTGCAGGAAGCCCAGCGCGAACCCAAGCCGCTGATCGCCCTGCTGATCGACCTCGACCACTTCAAGGCGCTCAACGACACCCATGGCCACCTGGCCGGCGACGAAGTGCTACGCCAGTTCGCCCAGGTGCTGGAGGAATGCCTGCGCCATGCTGATATCATCTGCCGCTGGGGTGGTGAGGAATTCATCGTGCTGCTCAAGGACACCGACAGCCAGAACGCCGCGGCGGTGGCCGAAAAAATTCGCAGCAAGACCGAGGCCCTGGCCTTTACCTATGCCGAGCAGCCGATCCACCTGACCGCCAGCATCGGCTTGAGCAACCTGCAGGCCGACGATACCCTGCACAGCCTGATCGCCCGCGCCGACCGTGCCCTGTACCGGGCCAAACAAAGTGGGCGCAACCGTGTCTGCAGCGAGATACCCCGAACCGACCATGAACAGCCCCGATCATGA
- a CDS encoding enoyl-CoA hydratase/isomerase family protein codes for MAAVQCEELTGVDGARIGVATLNTPQTLNALSLPMIEVLDEQLKAWADDPDVVCVLLRGEGAKAFCAGGEVRSLAQACLDHPGRVPPLAAQFFAAEYRFDYRLHTYPKPLICWGHGHVLGGGMGLLQGASVRVVTPSSRLAMPEISIGLYPDVGGSWFLSRLPGKLGLFLGLTGAPINASDALDLGLADRLLGESQQEELLDDLLQLNWQEQTALQLNSLLKAQQNGAQAQRPEAQWLPRRQQIDALLDVADPVCAWRAIAQLRNHADPLLAKAAQTMLEGCPLTAHLVWEQIQRAKYLSLAQVFQMEYTLSLNCCQHPEFSEGVRARLIDKDQKPRWHWADIAQVPTAVVEAHFSKAWEGRHPLADLA; via the coding sequence ATGGCTGCAGTACAGTGCGAAGAACTCACCGGCGTCGACGGCGCGCGCATCGGCGTTGCCACCCTCAATACGCCGCAAACCCTCAATGCCTTGTCGCTGCCGATGATCGAGGTACTCGACGAACAGCTCAAGGCCTGGGCCGATGACCCGGATGTGGTCTGCGTGCTGCTGCGCGGCGAAGGCGCCAAGGCCTTCTGCGCCGGTGGCGAGGTGCGCAGCCTGGCCCAGGCCTGCCTTGACCATCCCGGCCGGGTACCGCCCCTGGCGGCGCAGTTCTTTGCCGCCGAATACCGCTTCGACTACCGCCTGCATACCTACCCCAAGCCGCTGATCTGCTGGGGCCACGGCCATGTGCTGGGTGGCGGCATGGGTTTGTTGCAGGGGGCCAGTGTACGCGTGGTCACCCCCAGCAGCCGCCTGGCCATGCCGGAGATCAGCATCGGCCTGTATCCGGATGTCGGCGGCAGTTGGTTCTTGTCGCGCCTGCCCGGCAAGCTGGGCTTGTTCCTCGGCCTTACCGGCGCGCCGATCAACGCCAGCGATGCCCTCGACCTGGGCCTGGCCGACCGTCTGCTGGGCGAAAGCCAGCAGGAAGAGTTGCTCGACGACCTGCTGCAATTGAACTGGCAGGAGCAGACCGCCCTGCAGCTCAACAGCCTGCTCAAGGCCCAGCAGAACGGCGCCCAGGCGCAAAGGCCCGAAGCCCAGTGGCTGCCCAGGCGCCAGCAGATCGACGCGTTGCTGGATGTCGCCGACCCGGTGTGCGCCTGGCGTGCCATCGCCCAGTTGCGCAACCACGCCGACCCGCTGCTGGCCAAGGCCGCGCAGACCATGCTCGAAGGCTGCCCGCTGACCGCGCACCTGGTCTGGGAGCAAATCCAGCGTGCCAAGTACCTGTCGCTGGCCCAGGTGTTCCAGATGGAATACACCCTGAGCCTCAATTGCTGCCAGCATCCGGAGTTCAGCGAAGGGGTGCGCGCGCGGCTGATCGACAAGGACCAAAAACCGCGCTGGCACTGGGCAGATATCGCCCAGGTGCCAACGGCGGTGGTTGAAGCGCATTTCAGCAAGGCGTGGGAAGGTCGTCACCCTTTGGCGGACCTGGCCTGA
- the ung gene encoding uracil-DNA glycosylase, protein MTDDDRIKLEPSWKEALRAEFDQPYMHQLREFLREEHAAGKEIYPPGPLIFNALNSTPLDQVKVVILGQDPYHGPGQAHGLCFSVQPGVATPPSLVNIYKELQRDLNIEIPKHGCLQSWAEQGVLLLNTTMTVERANAASHANKGWQFFTDRIIEVVSEHQPNSVFLLWGAHAQSKQKLIDATKHLVLKSVHPSPLSAYRGFLGCGHFSQANRFLEQRGLTPIDWRLPPV, encoded by the coding sequence ATGACTGACGACGATCGCATCAAACTTGAACCGAGCTGGAAAGAGGCCCTGCGCGCCGAATTCGACCAGCCCTACATGCACCAGTTGCGCGAGTTCCTGCGCGAAGAGCACGCTGCCGGCAAAGAGATCTACCCACCTGGCCCGCTGATCTTCAACGCCCTCAACTCCACCCCGCTGGACCAGGTCAAGGTGGTGATCCTCGGCCAGGACCCGTACCACGGCCCGGGCCAGGCCCATGGCCTGTGCTTTTCGGTGCAACCGGGGGTGGCGACGCCGCCGTCGCTGGTGAACATCTACAAAGAGCTGCAGCGTGACCTCAACATCGAGATCCCCAAGCACGGCTGCCTGCAATCCTGGGCCGAGCAGGGCGTGTTGCTGCTCAACACCACCATGACCGTCGAGCGCGCCAATGCCGCGTCTCATGCCAACAAGGGATGGCAGTTCTTCACCGACCGCATCATCGAAGTGGTCAGCGAGCACCAGCCCAACAGCGTGTTCCTGCTCTGGGGCGCCCATGCCCAGAGCAAGCAGAAACTGATCGATGCCACCAAGCACCTGGTGCTCAAGTCGGTGCATCCATCGCCGTTGTCGGCCTACCGTGGCTTTCTCGGCTGCGGGCATTTCAGCCAGGCCAACCGCTTCCTCGAGCAGCGCGGGTTGACCCCGATCGACTGGCGTTTGCCACCGGTTTAA